From Solea senegalensis isolate Sse05_10M linkage group LG19, IFAPA_SoseM_1, whole genome shotgun sequence, the proteins below share one genomic window:
- the mrps34 gene encoding 28S ribosomal protein S34, mitochondrial, which yields MVKKKRLRLIAEMARKIRAYRELKSRPRESQRYALDYDTMKRPYTGKMLPVLAWQDVRRESRLFSLLSCMRLFGVGRLFTRKSWLEDHSEPSYWHITKVKVDYTAENMDHGKAWGVLTYKGKQENEVKEMDKVMYHDWRLIPKHMEQQFKDFEPLPEPPVRHVPYPPLLRAMLLAQHKKATGRELTEELALPLERNIRLNKDYFQKQEQERQRKEGTAV from the exons ATGGTGAAGAAAAAGCGGCTTCGGCTCATCGCAGAAATGGCTCGGAAGATCCGGGCATACCGAGAGCTCAAGTCCAGGCCTCGGGAATCTCAAAGGTATGCCCTGGACTATGACACGATGAAGCGGCCTTACACAGGGAAGATGCTGCCAGTGCTGGCCTGGCAGGATGTACGCAGGGAGAGCCGCCTCTTCTCCCTGCTGTCGTGCATGAGGTTGTTTGGAGTGGGGCGCCTCTTCACTCGCAAGTCCTGGTTGGAGGACCACTCTGAGCCCAGCTACTGGCATATCACCAAAGTCAAGGTGGACTACACAGCTGAG AACATGGATCACGGTAAGGCCTGGGGGGTCCTCACTTATAAAG GAAAACAGGAGAACGAGGTCAAAGAGATGGATAAGGTCATGTATCATGACTGGCGCTTGATTCCTAAACACATGGAACAACAGTTCAAGGATTTTGAGCCACTTCCTGAGCCACCAGTACGCCATGTCCCATACCCACCACTGCTGCGTGCCATGCTGCTTGCTCAGCACAAGAAAGCAACAGGCAGGGAACTGACAGAAGAGCTTGCCTTACCTTTAGAGAGGAACATCAGGCTCAACAAAGACTATTTCCAAAAGCAGGAACAAGAGAGGCAAAGGAAAGAGGGGACAGCAGTGTGA
- the nme3 gene encoding nucleoside diphosphate kinase 3 — protein sequence MICLFLSVFAYVFQSGWTGVNERTFIAIKPDGVQRRLVGQIVQRFEKKGFKLVGMKLIQATEGLLKEHYTELRSKPFFSGLISYMSSGPVVAMVWQGLDVVKMARKMLGETNPADSLPGTIRGDYCVEVGRNVIHGSDSVESAQREISLWFRENELQCWEDTHSHWIYN from the exons ATgatctgtctgtttctgtctgtgttcgCGTACGTCTTCCAGTCAG GTTGGACCGGTGTGAATGAACGCACCTTCATTGCCATAAAACCTGATGGCGTACAACGGAGGCTGGTGGGCCAAATTGTGCAGCGTTTTGAGAAGAAAGGGTTCAAGCTGGTGGGAATGAAGCTCATACAG GCAACTGAGGGTCTTCTTAAGGAACATTACACAGAACTGAGGAGCAAACCTTTTTTCAGCGGACTGATATCCTACATGAGCTCAGGACCCgttgttgccatg GTGTGGCAGGGTTTGGACGTGGTTAAGATGGCACGCAAGATGTTGGGAGAGACCAACCCTGCAGACTCGCTGCCAGGAACCATCCGGGGGGATTACTGTGTGGAAGTGGGCAG GAATGTGATCCATGGCAGCGACTCTGTGGAGAGCGCTCAGAGGGAAATCTCCCTGTGGTTCCGTGAGAATGAGCTTCAGTGCTGGGAAGACACTCACAGCCACTGGATCTACAACTGA
- the LOC122785285 gene encoding C-Jun-amino-terminal kinase-interacting protein 3-like, whose protein sequence is MLSNIKPLCLRLRAEALNASQDSKDEGGDDFSSPMQDGDMTMIQRRRFTRVEMARVLMERNQYKERLMELQEAVRWTEMIRASRESPPTQEKKKSTIWQFFARLFSSSASPPPVKRPYYSVNIHYKSPSPAGFSQRRSQTMCQISTSNRTLEFFPEELASNGVASLLSDSALVARREQRREQYRQVREHMRRDDGIMQACGWSVPSRFKQTGGQTDSAQDTPVKRQQTTNEKEDNRMKNVPVPVYCRPLVEKDPNRKLWCAAGVDLTGWRASSQEVGPAKALSGNSDPLRAEDDGAEKKNNHTSPEKKKLQETDTMSSRVWILTSTHSASKVVIIDANQPGSLVDQFNVCNAHVLCISSVPAASESDYPAGEIVLDPGDGGAGGGEDTGSVEGMLAGITLVGCATNCSVARSNCSSRTDTPIMDKGQAPTAPPMNGRIHPAQSAEEATEATEVPESTASHTEMRSGPPGPFTEHVFTDPQPRPADASDRSAGQSKEDMSHPPESEDGGEEAKNYTSVAPTMWLGAQNGWLYVHSAVGNWKKCLHSIKLKDSVLSLVHVKGRVLVALADGTLAIFHRSEDGQWDLSNYHLMDLGRPHHSIRCMAVVHDKVWCGYKNKIHVIQPKSMQIEKSFDAHPRRESQVRQLAWIGDGVWVSIRLDSTLRLYHAHTHQHLQDVDIEPYVSKMLGTGKLGFSFVRITALLIGGNRLWVGTGNGVIISIPLTETNKVSPTSSGGVIRVYGDDGSEKSSGSFIPYCSMAQAQLCFHGHRDAVKFFVSVPGNVLATLNGSVLDSPSEGQGSTVPAETEAQSVHNVLVLSGGEGYIDFRIGDGEDDETEEGESSAVVSQIKPALSKAERSHIIVWQVSYVPE, encoded by the exons ATGTTGTCCAACATTAAACCCCTATGTCTCAG GTTAAGAGCAGAAGCTCTTAATGCATCTCAGGACTCCAAGGATGAAGGAGGTGATGAT TTTTCATCACCCATGCAAGATGGCGACATGACAATGATTCAACGGCGTCGATTCACACGCGTGGAGATGGCCCGAGTGCTGATGGAGAGGAACCAGTACAAAGAGAGGCTGATGGAGCTGCAGGAGGCTGTACGGTGGACAGAGATGATCAG GGCATCCAGAGAGAGTCCTCCAACTCAAGAGAAAAAGAAGTCTACCATCTGGCAATT TTTTGCACGTCTCTTCAGCTCATCGGCCAGCCCTCCGCCTGTCAAGCGTCCATACTACAGCGTCAACATACACTACAAGTCGCCCTCACCGGCTGGTTTCTCTCAGCGCCGCAGTCAGACCATGTGTCAGATCTCCACCTCCAACCGCACTCTGGAGTTCTTCCCTGAAGA ACTGGCGAGTAACGGTGTTGCGTCTCTCCTCAGTGACTCAGCACTCGTGGCCCGCCGGGAGCAGCGGCGGGAGCAGTACCGGCAGGTCCGTGAGCACATGCGCCGTGATGACGGCATCATGCAGGCATGTGGCTGGAGTGTGCCATCTCGATTTaaacag ACTGGTGGTCAGACGGACAGCGCTCAGGACACCCCTGTGAAGAGACAACAG ACCACCAACGAAAAAGAGGACAACCGCATGAAGAACGTTCCCGTCCCGGTTTACtgtcgccctctggtggagaAGGACCCCAACAGGAAG TTGTGGTGTGCAGCGGGGGTGGACCTAACAGGATGGAGGGCCAGCAGCCAGGAGGTGGGGCCAGCCAAGGCGCTGTCAGGCAACAGTGACCCGCTGCGTGCTGAGGACGATGGAgctgagaagaaaaacaaccacacttcaccagagaagaagaag CTCCAAGAGACAGACACTATGAGCAGTCGAGTGTGGATCCTCACGAGTACCCACTCTGCCAGCAAGGTGGTCATCATCGATGCCAACCAGCCGGGCTCGCTTGTTGACCAGTTCAACGTGTGCAATGCTCACGTGCTCTGCATCTCCAGTGTGCCAG CTGCCAGTGAGAGTGACTATCCAGCAGGAGAGATAGTGTTGGATCCAGGTGATGGTGGTGCAGGTGGAGGCGAGGACACTGGGAGTGTGGAGGGCATGTTGGCTGGAATCACTCTTGTCGGCTGCGCCACTAACTGCAGCGTCGCCCGCAGTAACTGCTCCTCGCGCACTGACACTCCCATAATGGACAAAGGACAAG CCCCCACCGCTCCCCCCATGAACGGGAGGATTCACCCTGCACAGTCCGCCGAGGAAGCAACCGAGGCCACCGAGGTTCCTGAGTCAACAGCCAGCCACACAGAAATGAGATCTGGACCGCCGGGACCGTTTACCGAGCACGTCTTCACCGACCCCCAGCCTCGTCCAGCAGACGCCTCTGACCG AAGTGCAGGTCAGTCCAAAGAGGACATGTCACACCCTCCAGAGTCAGAGGATGGAGGTGAAGAGGCCAAAAACTACACAAGCGTTGCCCCCACTATGTGGCTTGGGGCCCAGAACGGCTG gCTCTATGTTCACTCCGCTGTTGGAAACTGGAAAAAGTGTCTCCACTCCATCAAACTCAAAGACTCTGTGCTCAGCCTGGT ACATGTCAAAGGTCGTGTGCTGGTCGCCCTCGCAGACGGAACCCTCGCCATTTTCCACAGATCAGAGg ATGGACAGTGGGATTTGTCCAACTACCACCTAATGGACCTCGGTCGACCTCATCACTCCATTCGCTGCATGGCTGTCGTCCACGATAAGGTGTGGTGTGGCTACAAGAACAAGATCCATGTCATCCAGCCCAAGAGCATGCAGATTGAG AAGTCGTTCGACGCCCACCCCCGCAGGGAGAGCCAGGTGCGGCAGCTAGCGTGGATCGGTGACGGCGTCTGGGTGTCGATCCGGCTCGACTCGACTCTGCGTCTCTACCATGCTCACACTCACCAGCATCTCCAGGACGTGGACATTGAACCATACGTCAGCAAGATGCTGG GTACTGGCAAGCTGGGCTTCTCCTTTGTGCGAATCACAGCACTTCTAATTGGTGGAAATCGTCTTTGGGTCGGAACTGGAAATGGTGTGATCATCTCCATCCCTCTGACAGAGA CCAATAAGGTATCGCCAACGTCCTCCGGTGGAGTCATCCGTGTGTACGGTGACGACGGCTCCGAGAAAAGCAGCGGCAGCTTCATCCCGTACTGCTCCATGGCTCAGGCTCAACTCTGTTTCCATGGACACAGAGACGCCGTCAAGTTCTTCGTCTCTGTACCCG GCAACGTTCTGGCCACCCTTAATGGCAGCGTGCTGGACAGTCCATCAGAGGGACAGGGCTCCACGGTGCCTGCAGAGACGGAGGCCCAAAGTGTTCACAACGTGCTGGtgctgagtggaggagagggaTACATCGACTTCCGTATAG GTGACGGAGAGGACGATGAGACGGAGGAAGGAGAAAGCAGTGCGGTAGTATCGCAGATAAAACCCGCTTTGAGCAAAGCAGAGCGAAGTCACATCATTGTCTGGCAGGTGTCTTATGTACCCGAGTGA